The proteins below are encoded in one region of Amycolatopsis acidiphila:
- a CDS encoding roadblock/LC7 domain-containing protein, which translates to MNSADPSLEWLLENLVDNTPGATHALVLSKDGLKLCHTHRLSVDKADQLAAIAAGVQSLAHGASVEFGDGSGGVRQSMTEFHGGLLFIVEAGEGAHLAVLAADDADVGLIGHNMDELVEQIGTFLTSPPRQFQPSHPA; encoded by the coding sequence ATGAACTCAGCAGACCCCAGCCTCGAGTGGCTACTGGAGAACCTGGTGGACAACACCCCGGGCGCGACGCACGCCCTGGTGCTGTCGAAGGACGGGCTCAAGCTCTGTCACACCCATCGTCTGTCGGTGGACAAGGCCGACCAGCTGGCGGCCATCGCCGCCGGCGTGCAGTCCCTGGCGCACGGCGCCTCCGTGGAGTTCGGCGACGGCAGCGGCGGTGTGCGGCAGTCGATGACCGAGTTCCACGGCGGACTGCTGTTCATCGTGGAGGCCGGGGAGGGCGCGCACCTGGCGGTGCTCGCCGCCGACGACGCCGACGTCGGGCTCATCGGGCACAACATGGACGAGCTCGTCGAGCAGATCGGGACCTTCCTGACCTCGCCGCCCCGTCAGTTCCAGCCCAGCCATCCCGCATGA
- a CDS encoding sensor histidine kinase, which yields MSVPNSARPALALVLTLLIAGGGWTWVTLAAPADGRALVGTAGGVLVVVLAVVAALLARWHERLRFARQHVTVINNELGYLVDHILPAAVERLRDGSSAETVFAQLPKPSHETHQRLLRTLTREISIGERRRAAAMAACGNAAGRVQALATSMLADLREMENRYAEDVLGDLLKIDHSTAQTGRLADSIAVLTGARSGRRWTKPIVMESILRGAMGRIGAYQRVQVHSTCTSAVVGYAAEDVMHALAELMDNATKFSAPSEEVHVYVEELHNGVVVTIEDGGLGMKPQALERAKAAISSTEPLDLTQLSGTRLGLAVVGCLARKHQLQVFFRPSSRGGTGVVLRIPNQLITQPRQRPVVPAPKQTISVPAARPALQTEAATAVLESEPTTLPKRPRGQTLSAMARAASAPPVQSTRPRTDAGARFGAFRQGRAKNAEGGVPSDDTE from the coding sequence ATGTCGGTACCGAACTCCGCTCGTCCGGCGCTCGCGCTGGTGCTCACCCTGCTGATCGCGGGTGGCGGCTGGACGTGGGTGACGCTCGCGGCGCCCGCCGACGGCCGTGCGCTCGTCGGCACGGCCGGTGGCGTCCTGGTCGTCGTGCTCGCCGTGGTCGCGGCGCTGCTCGCGCGGTGGCACGAGCGGCTCCGGTTCGCCCGGCAGCACGTCACGGTGATCAACAACGAGCTCGGGTACCTCGTCGACCACATCCTGCCCGCCGCGGTGGAGCGGCTGCGGGACGGCTCGTCGGCGGAGACGGTGTTCGCGCAGCTGCCGAAGCCGAGCCACGAGACGCACCAGCGCCTGCTGCGCACGCTGACCCGGGAGATCAGCATCGGGGAGCGCCGCCGGGCCGCGGCGATGGCCGCCTGCGGCAACGCCGCCGGCCGCGTGCAGGCCCTGGCCACGAGCATGCTCGCCGACCTGCGCGAGATGGAGAACCGCTACGCCGAGGACGTCCTCGGCGACCTGCTGAAGATCGACCACAGCACGGCGCAGACCGGCCGCCTCGCCGACAGCATCGCGGTGCTGACCGGCGCCCGGTCCGGCCGCCGCTGGACCAAGCCGATCGTGATGGAGAGCATCCTGCGCGGCGCGATGGGCCGGATCGGCGCCTATCAGCGCGTGCAGGTCCACTCGACCTGCACCTCGGCGGTCGTCGGCTACGCGGCCGAGGACGTCATGCACGCGCTGGCCGAGCTGATGGACAACGCGACGAAGTTCTCCGCCCCCTCGGAAGAGGTGCACGTCTACGTCGAGGAACTGCACAACGGCGTGGTGGTCACCATCGAGGACGGCGGTCTCGGCATGAAGCCGCAGGCGCTCGAACGCGCGAAGGCCGCGATCTCCTCGACCGAGCCGCTGGACCTCACCCAGCTCTCGGGCACCCGCCTCGGCCTCGCCGTCGTCGGCTGCCTGGCCCGCAAGCACCAGCTGCAGGTCTTCTTCCGCCCGTCCTCGCGCGGCGGCACCGGCGTGGTCCTGCGGATCCCGAACCAGCTGATCACCCAGCCGCGCCAGCGCCCGGTGGTCCCCGCGCCGAAGCAGACGATCAGCGTGCCCGCGGCACGCCCGGCCCTGCAGACCGAGGCCGCGACCGCGGTGCTGGAGAGCGAGCCGACGACGCTGCCCAAGCGGCCACGCGGGCAGACGCTCAGTGCGATGGCGCGGGCGGCGAGCGCGCCTCCCGTCCAGTCGACCCGTCCCAGGACCGACGCCGGCGCCCGGTTCGGCGCCTTCCGGCAGGGCCGGGCCAAGAACGCCGAGGGCGGCGTGCCGTCCGACGACACCGAGTGA
- a CDS encoding LLM class F420-dependent oxidoreductase has protein sequence MTIGVSLITPEADNYVDATVAIARDAAKAGVRSAWFGQRLDYDAAALAGIVGREVPELHVGTSAIPVFGRHPVLVSSQAQTTQAATHGRFHLGLALGARFIVEQTFGIPFTRPIAVLREFLTALRPLLETGRADFHGELLTAAPRLSVTVPGAEPAVPVLVAAMGPQALRVTGELADGTLPYLVTPKTLGEHIVPAITAAAERAGRPAPRIVAFVAGVATSDVEGARAKALRQMAFYDQVPSYQRVVGLAGATNAGELAAIGDEEHIAAEVRRFFDAGATEVVFTQTDLNGREDQRRTFEVLGALSRAGT, from the coding sequence ATGACGATCGGGGTTTCCCTCATCACGCCCGAAGCGGACAACTACGTCGACGCGACCGTGGCGATCGCGCGGGACGCGGCGAAGGCGGGGGTGCGCTCCGCCTGGTTCGGCCAACGGCTGGACTACGACGCGGCGGCCCTCGCCGGGATCGTGGGGCGCGAGGTGCCGGAACTGCACGTCGGCACGTCCGCGATCCCCGTCTTCGGGCGGCATCCGGTGCTCGTGTCCTCGCAGGCCCAGACCACCCAGGCCGCCACGCACGGGCGCTTCCACCTCGGGCTCGCGCTCGGCGCGCGGTTCATCGTCGAGCAGACCTTCGGCATCCCGTTCACCCGGCCGATCGCGGTGCTACGCGAGTTCCTCACCGCGCTGCGGCCGCTGCTGGAGACCGGGCGGGCCGACTTCCACGGTGAGCTGCTGACCGCCGCGCCCAGGCTGTCCGTCACCGTGCCGGGAGCCGAGCCGGCGGTGCCGGTGCTGGTCGCCGCGATGGGGCCGCAGGCGCTGCGTGTCACCGGCGAGCTGGCCGACGGCACGCTGCCCTACCTCGTGACGCCGAAGACCCTCGGCGAGCACATCGTCCCCGCGATCACCGCCGCGGCCGAACGCGCCGGCCGCCCGGCCCCGCGGATCGTCGCGTTCGTGGCCGGGGTGGCCACCTCCGACGTCGAGGGCGCTCGCGCGAAAGCCTTGCGGCAGATGGCTTTCTACGACCAGGTGCCGTCGTACCAGCGGGTCGTCGGCCTCGCCGGGGCGACGAATGCGGGCGAGCTCGCGGCGATCGGCGACGAGGAGCACATCGCGGCCGAGGTACGCCGGTTCTTCGACGCGGGGGCCACGGAGGTGGTGTTCACGCAGACCGACCTCAACGGCCGCGAGGACCAGCGGCGCACCTTCGAGGTGCTCGGCGCGCTCAGCCGAGCCGGGACATGA
- a CDS encoding cytochrome P450: MSETPNPAPLRLYGPRFQQDPAALYETIRRDYGPVAPVLLDGDIPAWFVSGYREIHQVSDDSQLFARDTRRWNMWERIPDDWPLLPYVAHNPSVMFTEGPEHRRRAGAIGDALGAVDQFELRAQCERLADGLIDSFAGTGEADLVAQYAIRMPLLVIAYMYGLPPHEVPELVRDIAISLDVGPDAIPAHLRVQAAMQRLLAQKHEQPGPDIPSLLIQHPANLSDEEIVLDLLVVTAAAQQPTANWIGNTIRLMLTDARFAMTLSGGRGSVGQALNEVLWQDTPTQNFIGRFATRDTQLGGQRVRAGDLLVLGLAAANSDPLVRPDSDAGSAGNQAHMSFGHGEHGCPYPAPEVAEVIAKTTVEVLLDRLPDLELAVPVEELLWHPSVWMRGLERLPVRFTPTYVAAQAGMSAAARPW, from the coding sequence ATGAGCGAAACACCCAACCCCGCCCCGCTGCGGTTGTACGGGCCGCGCTTCCAGCAGGACCCGGCCGCGCTGTACGAAACGATCCGCCGCGACTACGGACCCGTCGCCCCGGTCCTGCTCGACGGGGACATCCCGGCCTGGTTCGTCTCCGGCTACCGCGAGATCCACCAGGTGTCCGACGACTCGCAACTGTTCGCGCGGGACACCCGCCGGTGGAACATGTGGGAGCGGATCCCGGACGACTGGCCGCTGCTGCCCTACGTGGCGCACAACCCGTCGGTGATGTTCACCGAAGGGCCCGAGCACCGCCGCCGCGCGGGTGCGATCGGCGACGCGCTCGGCGCCGTCGACCAGTTCGAGCTGCGCGCGCAGTGCGAGCGACTCGCGGACGGGCTCATCGACTCCTTCGCCGGCACCGGCGAGGCCGACCTCGTCGCGCAGTACGCGATCCGCATGCCGCTGCTGGTGATCGCGTACATGTACGGCCTGCCGCCGCACGAGGTGCCGGAACTGGTGCGCGACATCGCGATCTCGCTCGACGTCGGCCCGGACGCGATCCCGGCGCACCTGCGGGTGCAGGCGGCGATGCAGCGGCTGCTCGCGCAGAAGCACGAGCAGCCGGGCCCGGACATCCCGTCCCTGCTCATCCAGCACCCGGCGAACCTCTCCGACGAGGAGATCGTGCTGGACCTGCTGGTGGTGACCGCGGCCGCGCAGCAGCCGACGGCGAACTGGATCGGCAACACGATCCGCCTGATGCTCACCGATGCCCGGTTCGCGATGACGCTGTCGGGCGGGCGCGGCAGCGTCGGGCAGGCGCTCAACGAGGTGCTGTGGCAGGACACCCCGACCCAGAACTTCATCGGCCGCTTCGCCACCCGCGACACCCAGCTCGGCGGCCAGCGGGTCCGCGCCGGGGACCTGCTGGTGCTCGGGCTCGCCGCGGCCAACTCCGATCCGCTGGTGCGCCCGGACTCCGACGCGGGCTCGGCCGGCAACCAGGCGCACATGTCGTTCGGGCACGGGGAGCACGGCTGCCCGTACCCCGCGCCCGAGGTCGCCGAGGTGATCGCCAAGACCACCGTCGAGGTGCTGCTCGACCGGTTGCCGGACCTGGAGCTCGCGGTGCCCGTGGAGGAGCTGCTGTGGCACCCCTCGGTGTGGATGCGCGGCCTGGAGCGGCTGCCGGTGAGGTTCACGCCCACCTACGTCGCGGCGCAGGCGGGCATGTCCGCGGCGGCCCGGCCCTGGTGA
- a CDS encoding HNH endonuclease family protein: protein MPGSRSLRRTLTVVVASVAVTAGFTGSALATPPGIPTESTAHTELAALTVKADGSQDGYSRDKFPHWIDQGNSCDTREVVLKRDGTGVATGSDCYPTSGSWYSPYDGATWTAASDVDIDHVVPLADAWRTGASSWTTAQRQAYANDLSDPQLIAVTDNVNQSKGDASPDTWKPPLTSYWCTYAEMWIKVKYTWKLSVNSAEKSALTDMLGRC from the coding sequence ATGCCTGGTTCCCGCTCCCTCCGCCGCACACTCACCGTTGTCGTCGCGTCAGTGGCCGTCACCGCCGGGTTCACCGGCAGCGCGCTCGCGACACCGCCCGGCATTCCCACCGAGTCCACCGCCCACACCGAGCTCGCCGCGCTGACCGTCAAGGCCGACGGCAGCCAGGACGGTTACTCCCGCGACAAGTTCCCGCACTGGATCGACCAGGGCAACAGCTGTGACACCCGGGAAGTCGTGCTCAAGCGCGACGGTACCGGCGTCGCCACCGGCTCGGACTGCTACCCGACCTCGGGCAGCTGGTACAGCCCGTACGACGGCGCGACCTGGACCGCCGCGTCCGACGTCGACATCGACCACGTCGTGCCGCTCGCGGACGCGTGGCGCACCGGCGCCTCTTCGTGGACCACCGCGCAGCGGCAGGCGTACGCCAACGACCTGAGCGACCCGCAGCTGATCGCCGTCACCGACAACGTGAACCAGTCGAAGGGCGATGCCTCGCCCGACACCTGGAAGCCGCCGCTGACGAGCTACTGGTGCACCTACGCCGAGATGTGGATCAAGGTGAAGTACACCTGGAAGCTGTCGGTCAACTCCGCCGAGAAGTCCGCGCTCACCGACATGCTCGGCCGATGCTGA
- a CDS encoding Na+/H+ antiporter, producing the protein MELLTLMGVLAVALGLTALARRFNLSAPLLIVVVALAVSFIPGVPRIELEPELILTLVLPPLLYSTALDSSFSQFRAASRPIVALGVVLVVVTALVVAFVVHLLLPELPMSSALVLGAVVAPPDAVTAVAIGRRLGLPRRLMTVLTGESLVNDAAALTLYKIAIAAVLGTAGSIGHGFLVFLVAAVLGIAVGLVAGVLVGFVRRKLNDPLMESVFGIIVPFAVYVVAEHLHPFSADFSGSGVLAVVAAGLYLGNQSLHAGSATRVQDTSFWASLDVLLETLVFALMGLQLPFVLQNMDAAAANNLTLAVAAVVVLLVTIAVRIPYVFLTGMLPQAVRLFGRERAAPPWGYFAVLSWTGMRGVVTLAAATGVPLVTGTGAPFPGREEIQFFAFVVAIGTLLVQGTTLPVLIRKLGISSDAEAERDEAEEKHAREEAMHAAMKRLDELMPDMLSKVDISKERADRLISRLRGLVESRYQGAIAAISLSTEEREASPHAAFVQARRELLVAQREAVLACREAGDLDDEVLRKVLRELDLEELALSNTLMSRLG; encoded by the coding sequence ATGGAGCTGCTGACCCTGATGGGCGTGCTGGCCGTCGCGCTCGGCCTGACCGCACTGGCCCGCCGGTTCAACCTGTCGGCGCCGCTGCTGATCGTCGTGGTGGCGCTGGCGGTGTCGTTCATCCCCGGCGTGCCCAGGATCGAGCTCGAACCGGAGCTGATCCTGACGCTCGTGCTGCCGCCGCTGCTGTACTCGACCGCGCTGGACAGCTCGTTCTCGCAGTTCCGGGCCGCGTCCCGGCCGATCGTCGCGCTCGGCGTCGTGCTCGTCGTGGTGACCGCGCTCGTCGTCGCGTTCGTCGTGCACCTGCTGCTGCCCGAGCTGCCGATGTCCTCGGCGCTGGTGCTCGGGGCGGTGGTCGCGCCGCCGGACGCGGTGACCGCGGTGGCGATCGGGCGCAGACTCGGGCTGCCGCGGCGGCTGATGACCGTGCTCACCGGGGAGAGCCTGGTCAACGACGCCGCCGCGCTGACCCTGTACAAGATCGCGATCGCCGCGGTGCTCGGCACCGCCGGGTCGATCGGGCACGGGTTCCTGGTCTTCCTGGTGGCGGCCGTGCTCGGCATCGCGGTCGGGCTGGTCGCCGGGGTGCTCGTCGGGTTCGTCCGCCGCAAGCTGAACGACCCGCTGATGGAGTCGGTGTTCGGGATCATCGTGCCCTTCGCGGTGTACGTCGTCGCCGAGCACCTCCACCCGTTCTCCGCGGACTTCAGCGGTTCCGGGGTGCTCGCCGTCGTCGCCGCCGGGTTGTACCTGGGCAACCAGTCGCTGCACGCCGGTTCGGCGACCCGGGTGCAGGACACGTCGTTCTGGGCGTCCCTGGACGTGCTGCTGGAGACCCTGGTGTTCGCGCTGATGGGCCTGCAGCTGCCGTTCGTGCTGCAGAACATGGACGCCGCAGCGGCGAACAACCTCACGCTCGCGGTCGCCGCCGTGGTGGTGCTGCTGGTGACGATCGCGGTGCGCATCCCGTACGTGTTCCTCACCGGGATGCTGCCGCAGGCGGTGCGCCTGTTCGGGCGCGAGCGCGCGGCGCCGCCGTGGGGGTATTTCGCGGTCCTGTCGTGGACGGGCATGCGCGGGGTGGTGACCCTGGCGGCGGCGACCGGTGTGCCGCTGGTGACCGGCACGGGCGCCCCGTTCCCCGGGCGCGAGGAGATCCAGTTCTTCGCGTTCGTCGTGGCGATCGGCACGCTGCTCGTGCAGGGCACGACCCTGCCGGTGCTCATCCGCAAGCTCGGCATCAGCAGCGACGCCGAGGCCGAACGGGACGAAGCGGAGGAGAAGCACGCGCGCGAGGAGGCGATGCACGCGGCGATGAAACGTCTCGACGAGCTGATGCCGGACATGTTGTCCAAGGTGGACATTTCGAAGGAGCGCGCCGACCGGCTGATCTCCCGGCTGCGCGGCCTGGTGGAATCCCGTTACCAGGGCGCGATCGCCGCGATCTCACTGTCCACGGAGGAACGCGAGGCGAGCCCGCACGCGGCGTTCGTGCAGGCGCGCCGGGAACTGCTGGTGGCACAACGGGAGGCGGTGCTGGCCTGTCGCGAGGCCGGCGACCTCGACGACGAGGTGCTGCGCAAGGTGCTGCGCGAGCTGGACCTGGAGGAGCTGGCCCTGTCGAACACCCTCATGTCCCGGCTCGGCTGA
- a CDS encoding adenylosuccinate synthase, whose amino-acid sequence MPAIVLIGAQWGDEGKGKATDLLGDRVQWVVRYQGGNNAGHTVVLPNGENFALHLIPSGILTPGVTNVIGNGVVVDPGVLLDELDGLEKRGVDTGRLLISADAHLIMPYHVAIDKVTERYLGSRKIGTTGRGIGPCYQDKVARVGVRVQDLLDEKIFRQKVEAALEFKNQVLVKVYNRKALEPEQVADEVLAAGEKFAHRIADTRLQLNKALERGETVLLEGSQGTLLDVDHGTYPFVTSSNPTSGGASAGSGIGPGRITTVLGILKAYTTRVGSGPFPSELNDEMGERLRKQGGEFGVTTGRSRRTGWFDAVIARYAARVNGITDYFLTKLDVLSGLETVPICVGYEVDGFRTEDMPMTQTDVHHAVPVYEELPGWWEDLSECRSFDELPANARAYVERLEELSGARISAIGVGPGRDQTIVRHEFI is encoded by the coding sequence ATGCCGGCCATCGTGCTGATCGGTGCCCAATGGGGCGACGAAGGCAAGGGCAAGGCCACCGATCTGCTCGGCGACCGTGTCCAGTGGGTCGTCCGCTACCAGGGCGGAAACAACGCCGGGCACACGGTCGTGCTGCCGAACGGTGAGAACTTCGCCCTGCACCTGATCCCTTCCGGCATCCTGACCCCGGGGGTGACCAACGTGATCGGCAACGGTGTCGTCGTCGACCCGGGGGTGCTCCTCGACGAGCTCGACGGCCTGGAGAAGCGCGGCGTCGACACCGGCAGGCTGCTCATCTCCGCCGACGCGCATTTGATCATGCCGTACCACGTGGCGATCGATAAGGTCACCGAGCGCTACCTCGGGAGCCGCAAGATCGGCACCACCGGCCGCGGGATCGGGCCGTGCTACCAGGACAAGGTGGCGCGCGTCGGGGTCCGCGTGCAGGACCTGCTGGACGAGAAGATCTTCCGCCAGAAGGTCGAGGCGGCGCTCGAGTTCAAGAACCAGGTGCTGGTCAAGGTCTACAACCGCAAGGCGCTGGAGCCCGAGCAGGTGGCCGACGAGGTGCTCGCGGCGGGCGAGAAGTTCGCGCACCGCATCGCCGACACCCGGCTGCAGCTGAACAAGGCGCTCGAGCGCGGCGAGACGGTGCTGCTGGAGGGGTCCCAGGGCACGCTGCTCGACGTCGACCACGGCACTTACCCGTTCGTGACCTCGTCGAACCCGACGTCGGGCGGGGCGAGTGCCGGTTCGGGCATCGGGCCGGGCCGGATCACCACGGTGCTCGGCATCCTCAAGGCGTACACGACGCGGGTCGGCTCGGGCCCGTTCCCGAGCGAGCTGAACGACGAGATGGGCGAGCGCCTGCGCAAGCAGGGCGGCGAGTTCGGCGTCACCACGGGCCGCTCGCGGCGCACGGGCTGGTTCGACGCGGTGATCGCCCGGTACGCGGCGCGCGTCAACGGCATCACCGACTACTTCCTGACGAAGCTCGACGTGCTGTCCGGGCTGGAGACGGTGCCGATCTGCGTCGGGTACGAGGTGGACGGGTTCCGCACCGAGGACATGCCGATGACCCAGACCGACGTGCACCACGCCGTGCCGGTCTACGAGGAGCTGCCCGGCTGGTGGGAGGACCTGTCGGAGTGCCGCTCGTTCGACGAGCTGCCCGCGAACGCCCGCGCGTACGTCGAGCGACTGGAAGAGCTCTCGGGCGCCCGCATCTCGGCGATCGGCGTCGGCCCGGGCCGCGACCAGACGATCGTCCGGCACGAGTTCATTTGA
- a CDS encoding DUF742 domain-containing protein: protein MISRAVNDEDPDRLYTVTGGRSRAAEADLDLVTLIVSEADPVPGMQSEYVKILHICRFPTAVVELSSELSLPVSVVKILLADLLAGGAVSARHPSAASRPGAELPDADFLKKVLVGLQNL from the coding sequence ATGATCTCGCGGGCGGTCAACGACGAGGACCCGGATCGCCTCTACACCGTGACCGGCGGGCGCAGCCGGGCTGCGGAGGCGGATCTGGATCTCGTCACGCTGATCGTGAGCGAGGCCGACCCGGTGCCGGGCATGCAGTCCGAGTACGTGAAAATCCTTCATATTTGTCGATTCCCGACCGCGGTCGTGGAACTCTCCTCGGAGCTCTCGTTGCCGGTGAGCGTGGTGAAGATCCTGCTGGCCGATCTGCTGGCCGGTGGCGCGGTCTCCGCGCGTCACCCGTCCGCCGCGTCCCGGCCGGGCGCCGAACTGCCCGACGCCGATTTCCTGAAGAAGGTGCTCGTTGGACTCCAAAATCTCTGA
- a CDS encoding cytochrome P450 — protein MPTADGAPDILSAEFAENPYAAYRIMLDKQPLIWHEPTQSYLVSRYEDVARAFKEPAFTTDNYDWQLEPVHGRTILQMSGREHSVRRALVAPAFRGSELEQKFLPVIERNARELIDSFRDRGSVDLVADFAQHFPINVIVDMLGLDRAEHARFQRWYTSIIAFLGNLSQDPDVAADGLRTREELAEYLIPVIRERRQHLGEDLLSTLCAAEVDGTSMSDEDIKAFCSLLLAAGGETTDKAIASVFKNLLEHPEQLEAVRADRSLIPRAFAETLRYTPPVHMIMRQPAEDIELSTGTVPKGSTVTCLIGAANRDPRRFAKPDEFDVFRTDLPTETAFSAAASHLSFALGRHFCVGALLAKTEIEVGMDQLLDAMPDARLADGTPPVEQGLFTRGPAALPITFTPRIPAPA, from the coding sequence ATGCCCACGGCTGACGGAGCACCTGACATCCTGTCCGCGGAGTTCGCCGAAAATCCCTACGCCGCTTATCGGATCATGCTGGACAAGCAGCCGCTGATCTGGCATGAGCCGACCCAGAGCTACCTCGTCTCGCGTTACGAGGACGTTGCCCGCGCCTTCAAGGAACCGGCGTTCACCACCGACAACTACGACTGGCAGCTGGAACCCGTGCACGGCCGGACGATTCTGCAGATGAGCGGGCGTGAGCACTCGGTGCGCCGGGCGCTGGTGGCACCCGCGTTCCGCGGCAGCGAGCTCGAGCAGAAGTTCCTGCCGGTCATCGAACGCAACGCGCGCGAGCTGATCGACTCCTTCCGCGACCGCGGTTCGGTCGACCTGGTCGCCGACTTCGCACAGCACTTCCCGATCAACGTCATCGTGGACATGCTCGGCCTCGACCGCGCCGAGCACGCGCGGTTCCAGCGCTGGTACACCTCGATCATCGCGTTCCTCGGCAACCTCAGCCAGGATCCGGACGTCGCCGCCGACGGCCTGCGCACGCGCGAAGAGCTGGCCGAGTACCTGATCCCGGTCATCCGTGAGCGCCGGCAGCACCTCGGCGAGGACCTGCTCTCGACGCTGTGCGCGGCCGAGGTCGACGGCACCTCGATGAGCGACGAGGACATCAAGGCGTTCTGCAGCCTGCTGCTCGCGGCAGGCGGGGAGACGACGGACAAGGCGATCGCGAGCGTGTTCAAGAACCTGCTCGAGCATCCCGAGCAGCTCGAAGCCGTCCGCGCCGACCGGAGCCTGATCCCTCGCGCGTTCGCGGAAACCCTGCGCTACACCCCGCCGGTGCACATGATCATGCGCCAGCCCGCCGAGGACATCGAGCTGAGCACGGGCACCGTGCCCAAGGGCAGCACCGTCACCTGCCTGATCGGCGCCGCGAACCGCGACCCCCGCCGGTTCGCGAAGCCCGACGAGTTCGACGTCTTCCGCACCGACCTGCCAACGGAAACCGCTTTCTCGGCGGCGGCCAGCCACCTGTCCTTCGCGCTGGGACGGCATTTCTGCGTGGGCGCGCTGCTGGCCAAGACCGAGATCGAGGTCGGCATGGACCAGCTGCTCGACGCGATGCCCGACGCCCGCCTCGCCGACGGCACGCCGCCGGTCGAGCAGGGCCTGTTCACCCGGGGGCCGGCGGCGCTGCCGATCACCTTCACCCCGAGGATTCCCGCGCCCGCCTGA
- a CDS encoding OsmC family protein, with amino-acid sequence MSLTDVIEGTRQAAEADPANAAVSFSVANALVPGTATEVQVRVRDHAFSVDEPQALGGTDTAANPVEYALAALGSCQVITYQFWAAKLGIPLEGVRVTVDGDLDLHGFFGFSGTRPGFTDVRVTVELTGPAGRDRYEELKNQVDEHCPVLDLFRNPTPARTTLK; translated from the coding sequence ATGTCCCTGACCGACGTCATCGAAGGCACCCGCCAGGCCGCCGAAGCCGATCCCGCCAACGCCGCGGTCTCGTTCAGCGTGGCCAACGCCCTGGTCCCCGGCACGGCGACCGAGGTGCAGGTCCGGGTGCGCGACCACGCCTTCTCCGTCGACGAGCCGCAGGCCCTCGGTGGCACCGACACCGCGGCCAACCCCGTCGAGTACGCTCTCGCCGCGCTCGGCTCCTGCCAGGTGATCACGTACCAGTTCTGGGCGGCGAAGCTCGGCATCCCGCTCGAAGGCGTGCGGGTCACTGTGGACGGCGACCTGGACCTGCACGGCTTCTTCGGCTTCTCCGGCACCAGGCCCGGCTTCACGGACGTCCGGGTCACGGTCGAGCTGACCGGACCGGCAGGCCGGGACCGCTACGAGGAGCTCAAGAACCAGGTCGACGAGCACTGCCCGGTGCTGGACCTGTTCCGCAACCCGACCCCGGCGCGGACCACGCTCAAATGA
- a CDS encoding GTP-binding protein has product MDSKISDQPVRTPLRSTATDGLKIVVVGGFGVGKTTMVRSVSEIRPLSTEETMTQAGLGIDANAGAYGKTTTTVAFDFGRISLNEQMVLYLFGAPGQERFWFLWDRLFAGTLGAVVLVDARRLADSWYAIDRLEHHGTPFIVARNNFEPPRHDLGAVREALTLSEHVPLIDCDARDRESAKQVLIALVNHLYALSSARKTAS; this is encoded by the coding sequence TTGGACTCCAAAATCTCTGATCAGCCGGTGCGCACCCCGCTGCGCAGTACCGCGACGGACGGACTCAAGATCGTCGTCGTCGGCGGCTTCGGGGTCGGCAAGACGACGATGGTCCGCTCGGTCAGCGAGATCCGGCCGCTGAGCACCGAGGAGACGATGACCCAGGCCGGCCTCGGCATCGACGCCAACGCCGGCGCCTACGGCAAGACCACCACGACCGTCGCGTTCGACTTCGGCCGGATCAGCCTGAACGAGCAGATGGTGCTGTACCTGTTCGGCGCGCCGGGCCAGGAACGCTTCTGGTTCCTCTGGGACCGGCTGTTCGCGGGCACGCTCGGCGCGGTCGTGCTCGTGGACGCCCGGCGGCTGGCCGACTCCTGGTACGCGATCGACCGGCTGGAACACCACGGCACGCCCTTCATCGTGGCGCGCAACAACTTCGAGCCACCGCGGCACGACCTCGGCGCGGTGCGCGAGGCGCTCACCCTGTCCGAGCACGTCCCGCTGATCGACTGCGACGCGCGTGACCGCGAGTCCGCGAAGCAGGTGCTGATCGCGCTCGTCAACCACCTCTACGCCCTCTCCTCCGCACGGAAGACCGCATCATGA